In Leisingera sp. NJS204, the following are encoded in one genomic region:
- the rpe gene encoding ribulose-phosphate 3-epimerase, with the protein MSFDRKIKIAPSILSADFANFGQEIRAIEAQGADWVHVDVMDGHFVPNLTFGPQAVKAFRPHVKTVMDVHLMIAPVDPYIDAYADAGADVLTAHIEAGPHIHRTLQAIRGAGMKAGVALNPGTPAEAVAHLLDLTDLVCVMTVNPGFGGQKFIDMTAKIRSLRSMIGDRPVHIEIDGGVDPVTAPLVTEAGADVLVAGSAVFKGGSVNDPTVYGENIRKIRTATEGTWT; encoded by the coding sequence ATGTCCTTTGACCGCAAGATCAAGATCGCGCCCTCGATCCTCTCTGCCGATTTCGCCAATTTCGGCCAGGAGATCCGGGCCATCGAAGCCCAGGGTGCCGATTGGGTGCATGTGGATGTGATGGACGGGCATTTCGTGCCGAACCTCACCTTTGGTCCGCAAGCGGTGAAGGCATTCCGCCCGCATGTGAAGACAGTGATGGACGTGCATCTGATGATCGCGCCGGTTGATCCCTATATCGACGCCTATGCCGATGCCGGCGCCGACGTGCTGACCGCCCATATCGAGGCCGGACCGCACATCCACCGCACCTTGCAGGCGATCCGCGGGGCCGGAATGAAGGCAGGCGTCGCATTGAACCCCGGCACCCCGGCGGAAGCGGTGGCGCATCTACTGGACCTGACCGATCTGGTCTGTGTTATGACCGTGAACCCCGGCTTTGGCGGCCAGAAGTTCATCGACATGACCGCCAAGATCCGCAGCCTGCGTTCGATGATCGGCGACCGCCCGGTGCATATCGAAATCGACGGCGGAGTGGACCCTGTCACCGCGCCGCTGGTCACTGAGGCCGGCGCCGACGTGCTGGTGGCAGGCTCTGCCGTATTCAAAGGCGGTTCGGTCAACGATCCCACGGTTTACGGCGAAAACATCCGCAAGATCCGTACTGCCACCGAAGGCACCTGGACCTGA
- a CDS encoding 3-hydroxyacyl-CoA dehydrogenase NAD-binding domain-containing protein, translating into MSETIAYERVGDVAVLKAQNPPVNALGAEVRKGLLAGIERAEQDGAKAVLIYGEGRTYFAGADIREFGRPPQEPQLPDLCSRIEASPLIVVSAMHGTALGGGLEVALSSHYRIAVPSARMGLPEVNLGILPGAGGTQRLPRLAGTEAALEMITSGRHFGAAEALEKGIIDKIEEGDPRGIGLAYVQELLEQGAPRRAVGEMPAPEAVDFDAAYAATLKKGRGQLSPATAVRAVQAAAEAESFAAGLKRERALFMELMGSDQRQGLIHAFFSERAVSKLPELEGIAPHEVALMGVIGGGTMGAGIATAALLADLPVVLIEMTDDATAAARGRIEGNLRGALKRGKITEAQYDRLTGEALTVATDYAALAQADLVVEAVFEDMGVKREVFGKLDAICKPGAVLATNTSYLDVDQIAASTSRPQDVIGLHFFSPAHVMKLLEVVVAKETAPEVLATGFALGKRLKKVAVRSGICDGFIGNRIMNAYRKAAECLVLDGASPYQVDAVVTGFGFPMGPFAMGDLAGLDINWAARKRRAPTRDPRERVPRFYEMLCEGGDFGQKTGKGFYIYEDGTRGGVPNPEVAGLIARDQEEQGVTPRDFPDAEVLRRYMCAMVNEAAKVVGEGIARRPLDVDMVMLFGYGFPRFWGGPLKWADLQGLDGILADIRAYAAEDNFFWQPAPLLEQLAAEGKSFDTLNKGG; encoded by the coding sequence ATGAGTGAAACCATAGCGTATGAGCGTGTAGGCGATGTTGCTGTTCTGAAGGCGCAGAATCCGCCAGTGAACGCGCTGGGTGCTGAAGTGCGCAAAGGGTTGCTGGCCGGGATCGAACGCGCGGAACAGGACGGTGCCAAGGCGGTACTGATCTATGGCGAGGGCCGGACCTATTTTGCCGGTGCCGACATCCGTGAATTCGGCAGGCCGCCGCAGGAGCCGCAGCTGCCCGACCTGTGCAGCCGGATCGAGGCCTCGCCGCTGATTGTGGTGTCCGCGATGCATGGCACGGCATTGGGCGGCGGGCTGGAGGTGGCCTTGTCCTCGCATTACCGGATTGCGGTGCCGTCCGCCAGAATGGGCCTGCCTGAAGTGAATTTGGGCATTCTGCCCGGTGCGGGCGGCACCCAGCGGCTGCCGCGTTTGGCCGGAACCGAAGCGGCTCTGGAGATGATCACCAGCGGCCGGCATTTCGGCGCCGCGGAGGCGCTGGAAAAGGGCATTATCGACAAAATCGAAGAGGGGGATCCGCGCGGGATCGGCCTGGCTTATGTGCAAGAGCTGCTGGAGCAGGGCGCCCCGCGCCGGGCCGTTGGGGAAATGCCGGCGCCGGAAGCGGTGGACTTTGATGCGGCCTATGCAGCCACGCTGAAAAAGGGGCGCGGCCAGCTGTCGCCGGCCACGGCTGTGCGCGCGGTACAGGCGGCGGCTGAGGCGGAGAGTTTTGCGGCGGGCCTCAAGCGCGAGCGTGCGCTGTTCATGGAGCTGATGGGCTCTGATCAGCGGCAGGGGTTGATCCATGCTTTCTTCTCGGAACGCGCGGTCAGCAAACTGCCGGAGCTGGAGGGCATTGCGCCGCACGAGGTGGCCTTGATGGGGGTGATCGGCGGCGGCACCATGGGGGCGGGAATCGCCACCGCAGCGCTGCTGGCGGATTTGCCGGTGGTGCTGATAGAGATGACCGATGACGCTACGGCTGCGGCACGCGGCCGGATTGAAGGCAACCTGAGAGGGGCCTTGAAGCGCGGCAAGATCACCGAGGCGCAGTATGATCGGCTGACCGGCGAGGCGCTGACTGTGGCGACGGATTATGCTGCGCTGGCGCAAGCGGATCTGGTGGTCGAAGCGGTGTTTGAGGACATGGGTGTCAAGCGCGAGGTCTTTGGCAAGCTGGATGCCATTTGCAAACCGGGCGCGGTGCTGGCGACAAACACGTCTTATCTGGATGTGGATCAGATTGCCGCCTCGACCTCCCGGCCGCAGGATGTGATCGGGCTGCATTTCTTCTCGCCCGCGCATGTGATGAAGCTGCTGGAAGTTGTGGTGGCAAAGGAGACTGCGCCAGAGGTGCTGGCGACTGGTTTTGCCCTTGGCAAGAGGCTGAAGAAGGTCGCGGTGCGCTCGGGCATCTGCGACGGGTTCATCGGCAACCGAATCATGAACGCCTACCGCAAAGCGGCGGAATGTCTGGTGCTGGATGGTGCCTCGCCTTATCAGGTGGACGCGGTTGTGACCGGTTTCGGCTTTCCCATGGGGCCGTTTGCCATGGGCGATCTGGCCGGGCTGGACATCAACTGGGCAGCCCGCAAGCGCCGCGCCCCGACCCGCGATCCGCGTGAACGGGTGCCGCGATTCTACGAAATGCTCTGCGAGGGCGGCGATTTCGGCCAGAAGACCGGTAAAGGCTTCTATATCTACGAGGATGGCACGCGCGGCGGCGTTCCGAACCCGGAAGTGGCCGGGCTGATTGCCCGGGATCAGGAAGAGCAGGGTGTCACCCCGCGGGATTTCCCGGACGCGGAGGTTTTGCGGCGCTACATGTGCGCCATGGTCAACGAGGCCGCCAAGGTGGTGGGCGAGGGCATTGCCCGCCGTCCGCTGGATGTGGATATGGTGATGCTGTTCGGCTACGGCTTCCCGCGCTTCTGGGGCGGGCCGCTGAAATGGGCGGATCTGCAAGGGCTGGATGGGATCCTGGCCGACATTCGGGCCTATGCGGCAGAGGATAATTTCTTCTGGCAGCCCGCGCCGCTGCTGGAGCAGCTGGCGGCGGAGGGCAAGTCCTTTGACACACTGAACAAAGGCGGCTGA